ATGCGGATAATTAAGTTAATCGCTATATAAtgttaggaaccttaatatttaAGTTTAATCGATAtttattcgataaaaatggttaAGTATATTGGGAGGGGttattaggcgttcaaatcacccTTGAGGataaatttgagaaattaagttgagattAGGAAACCaagtgaaaagaccaaaagacCTTACAATTCCATGCGAAACCAAACGACCCTTATGACAAATTCCCATCACCGCAACTTCGACCAATTGCATTTTAACCAATTCGATACGCAACCTTTCGTAAACCGCGGCACCACAAAACCACTTGATCAAATTCACACTACATCTCACAACCATTTCAGCCGACTCTTTCTCTGCACAAACCAAAGTCGAAATCAACTTCACTCCAAATACCACTCTACTCTTTCATTCTTGATTCACAACAAAACCTCATTTCTTCCCTGCCTTGACCGAGAGcaccgagagagggagagagctgCCGGAAACTTCTTGGATTCAGCCGTGAGTTGGAGCAAAGCCAGGGAAGGGAATCTGCCGGAAGCTTCACCAATTCTACCTTCATCCACAACCCTTTTCAGCCGCAACTCCAAACCAGAATCACCATCTGCACTTGGCCGAGAGCTAGGAAggaaatttctggaatttcgtGTGAAAGATTGGTTGctagctgaggtaatttctggtcTAAAATAGGTTGATTATTAGTTGATCAAGCTATATCAGAGATTACATGTTTAGATTATACAATCGGATGCTGAAATCAAAACCttaggaaaatttctgttttgagaAATTGTTGCTACCGAGACTTGAGGTGTTATTGCAGCTCCAATTTTGTTTTGTGTGATAATCTGAACACCCAAATGTCTTTAGCTGAGTAAGAATTGGAAGATTAAGACCATGTATGATGAATTGGGCATTCGAATGAAGTGTTAAAGCAGAGATAAATTTCTGGGTTAGTTTGGGGTAAGAAAATTCTGCCGAGAGCCTAGCTTAATTATTACAGCTTAACTTGGTTCAATTTGGTTGCTATCAAACTGATTTCTGGTCTGGATATGATAGCTAGTTAAATTCAGCAGTTGTGCATGTGAAATTAAGTGCAAAATACAGGAATTAACcatagaaaaaaaatggtttgtgACTAAACAAATGCTGGAagaatttctggtttggccgAGAGCTTAGCTTAAAGCTTTGCAACCTGATTTGGTTTAGTGTTGTTGTTTAAACTTATAACCATGATTAGATGACTAATAACAAGTTAATTAGGCCCTGCATGTAGTTGATTAGTAAGTTTTAAATCAGAGAAATAAAGGTTAAGAGTACATTCTGCTTCAAGGCATGATCACCCGAGCCCAAGCaggaaaatttctggaaattttgatgTTAATAATGATAGTTTGAactcaattttgaaagtggaaaatTTTAGTAACTAACTAGGTGTTTAAAATGTTGAATTGAGTAACTAACACCATGTTTAAACCAAGGAAATTTGAACTAAAGTTGAATTGTTTGCTGGAAATCTTTGAAGCCGCAAGCAAGgttgaaccagaaatttcagtttgcctttagaaagtttaaatgGTTTCTGaacatttattttattgtttcctTGGACTATGATGGTCTTGAGCTACATAAGAGATGCAAAATTTAAGTGGTTTGGCGaggaaatatttaatatattgaaggaTTGAATTAAAGAGGTTAGTATACAAATGCTGGAATTTCCTTTGTGATGGCCGAAGGTTGAGTTGGAAGCTCAACTTAGTTTCGAAAATTTCCTTCAAATCATGAGGGAtggaaatgcctggaatatgttgttttggaattatataagaaatgtatggatggtttgaataaaaacattttggtgcaaaaagagaaaaaggagtttttcacatgTGAAAAATGACATTTCAGATTTTTGGATGTCCCTGACCAATttcagtaaaatgcttatatcttggtgtagaaaaatccgtttaaggtgccgtcagtggcatttgaaactagaaacaTGGGCCTTGGTTCTgtagaaattttatatttttcctccatgtgtacggCTGTAcgtgactcctcaaagtaggcTGTCTTGACTtaatgtcctgtttcttcaggaaaatgaattttgacttGAATCGAATGTTGGGCCTATCTGTGATTTGAATTTCTGAATTTCAAGTGAAGCTTACATgctaaaattttctggtatGTGAATGGCATTGAGCCTAGTAAAATGCTATGGTGGTAATCTGAATTTCTCGAGTTATTTAAGCGTTAAATTAGCCGTGACTTTACTCCTTGTTTCTAGTTGAAATTTTGGTTTGAAAGTGATTGGTTGCtatcaagagctaatgattgatgaagctcttggccatttgaatgattttctaaGTACTACAGGGTGACGaaagttaattgctggaatgtcttggaggctttacttttattttatttttagttgcttatgatgggcttgctgaaaccaagtgctaatgattgatgaagccttggttgatcattttattttattcagaaatgcacttgttgaaatctagggctaatgattgacgaagccctagtaatttgctatgtgatttttgtcatattttgatccatattataatttcgaaacggaatcggagctgtggaagttgtatcgaccttgcgaactcgagtagctgtgatcaaattaatcagaaatatttttccagctagtattatattataaaactttccaactcgataatttcctttagctcaaactagcctCGATTAGTAAATAAGttatatagcttttgaaaattctaagtcttattttaattcattttctttccttaagctatagttaactataggaaaagttccaaaatacgagttGTAATAATTCTGGGGAAAAGCATgggaaacttgctcggcaagaaaccttattttagggtaaaatagttttagtaataatttttgCAGGAACCAtagctttaaagaaatgttcaaagtaactttctaacattgatattaagaggtttgtcgacttatttccAGAAAATTtatactagttaccctttttataaggaaaagtacCTCAAGGAAAattataagaaacatttctacTATTTGTGTCAAGTTTCAATCTaagtagatttttgaaattactaTGGGAAAGTAAACTAGCAATATATTAGATAAACCTCAATGTGTTCGAGTCTAAAGACTGAATAAAAGCTTATAATTTCAATATTTGATAttctaggatattgcgaggaagcggaattcgattcccaacttgacatctgaacttcactcttggtgagtgtccctgcttgttttatGTTATGTGGTTAAGCGCTTTATTAACTTGCTATATTATAACTATGAAGTGGTTTTGACCCATCGAAGTGAgcaatgtgtactttatcacactagcctttcgagtggtgacttgcgtaaaacattttttttgtgaatcaagtgctagacgtaaagtcgttgggtgaatccctcgacgagtcaataataatcaatcaagtgctagacgtaaagtcgttgggtgaatccctcgacgagtcaataataataaatcaagtgctagacgtaaagtcgttgggtgaatccctcgacgagtcaataataatcaatcaagtgctagacgtaaagtcgttgggtgaatccctcgacgagtctataataataatgtaagttcaggacgtaacgtcgttgggtgaatccctcgaccagtctaaggtACACTTGGGTATTATCGCCTTCCTATTTGTTTACTTCAATCGAATCAATACgtgttaattgttttaattgattgcatgtttttggggcaccactgagctttagctcaccccacgtttattgttttccttaacaggttctggaaactgaaagctggatgcttacttaagttttccttttggattgtatttgaatgctataacttattctgtgggctgtaatgtgttattgagataatgcacttttcttttgggttgccacttgaaacgggaaaatgggtaaaccctaattcgattACTTGGCCTGTAAATTTGTAATAGagatttatgtatttatctacCCGGATTGGTACGACTTTATATTTTGGTACGTAGCACGTGGGATGTTTAAGAGCCTCGACTGGCTAATTTATctctgctatctctgaagttaagtTGGATGTAAGGATGATCTTATTCGGGAAAATTTGTTTTGTAACAGAGTAGTTTATTACTCCAAGGTTTTAGGTTAGAATGCTtgcatgagtcctggcgagagctgggcagacggcccgccaaccctttggttcgccttaggggaaagtggggtcgccacaggtggtatcagagctcttatcgagctcgtgccgggagaggactctcggactgtggggattgactcgttaagtgtggaacaaaagTTTATAGTTGGGATATTAGacatgtatgttgggtaggaatctcaaatataggtaagttactcttgggactggccagcctgaggtgtgaattatcctatagtcagattcttgtacccgaataccaGATATTTCATTAAATGGTGTATTTGCAATTGAAAAGAATTCAGTATATCGCATTATGATGTGACTAGAAATCATGACTAAGTTTGGAAAAGTAGGATTGAAGGAATCAAGTCTAACTTTTGAAAGTTAAAGGTAAAGAGCCAATGGTGTGATCTTGAAGATTAGTGCCAATTACGTATTTAAGAGGAATTTATGGAAGCGAAATCGGAAGAATGAGTGGGGCCTAGTGGGATTGTCAAAGACTAAACTAATGAAGGTTAAGTTgaatctaaactaagggttGAGCTATTAGTTATGTGGTTATAATAATCGGTGTATTATTGACTTGCTTTCCTTCATGTTTATAAAGATCGAAATATGAGTTATGTGTGAAAATATTAAATGTACCGTGAATTGTTTGGCTTTTAAAGTTGTATGAACTTTGGTATGTGAATATATGCTTTAAgtgttttaaattttctttctcttggtatTCATGTTGACTTCACTTAATAATAACAAGTAAATAAATAGCAACATCTTCGCTTGATCACTTTATTTTTATCAATAGGCATAACTAGGCTATGGATCTACAAGTTAGAAATAGAGGACGTGGGAGACCAACTAGGCAACACCCCGAGGGTGGTAGTGATAGGGAACCTGAGGCCAACCCAGGCCATGGTCAGGGAAACGTGGCCGGAGATCCAGTGGCCACCGCAATCAATAGAATAACTGATGTGTTAGAGCGCATGACTGAGCATCAAGCCCATGGAGCGGTGCATCAGCAAGGAGGCCCAATCGATTACGAGGATCGGGCATTAGAGAGATTCCTGAAGTTTGGACCTCCTAAGTTCTACGGAGGCCCAGAACCTGAGGTAGCCGAAGGTTGGTGGGAAAGGATCTCTGATATTTTTGCCGCTCTAAATTATACGGAAGAGAGGCAAGTGACTTTTGCAGCATTCCAGTTTGAAGGAGCtgctcgttcctggtggaacctaATTAGGGTCAATTGGGACAGGAATCATATTCCCAGGACCTGGgcgaacttcacaagggagttcaacgccaaatttcttccacctctcattcaagaaaagagagaggacgacttcataaaatgtaaacaaggggcgatgagtgtcgccgaatatgaagTCCAGTTCACAAAATTGTCCCgatttgctcctgaactgatagccACGGAACAAAGGCGTGTCcggaggtttgtgcagggaCTAAACGTGGAAATTCAGGAGGGATTAGCTGCTGTTCGGATAGACACATTTGCTGATGCTGTAGAAAGAGCTCAAAGGGTTGAAGTTGCTAGAACTCAAGTAAAAACTTACCaggccaagaaaagatttgCACCTAGCAGCAGTCGGGAGCCGACTTATACAAATGCTCCACTGGCCAAAGTGGGTCGAGGAACTGGTGCCAGAGGTGCCGGAGgaagaaataatggaactaACGGGGGACCAAATGGAAGAGGTCAACCTAGGAACGCTCCACAAGGAAGTCGTGCGATAACTTTCCTGGGAACTTGTGGGTATTGCAAGAAACCTGGACATACCGAGGCCGGTTGCTGGAGGAAAGCAGGAAAGTGCTTGAAGTGTGGAAGCAGCGAGCACCAAATTGCCGGTTGCCCGAAAATACAAGAGGATAATACCCTGAATGATGAACCAGCCAACATTAGAGAGAATAGGCCGAAAGTTCCTACCAGGGTTTACGCTATAAATGACCAACCTGTACCTGATTCTTCGGAAGCCGTGGAAGGTACTCTTCCCATTTCTCATCAATTAGCTAGAGTGTTAATTGATCATAGCGCAACTCATTCATTTGTGAACCAAACTTTTCCATCCGGAGTTAACGTCAAACCTGTTAGATTACCCTTGACCTTGAAGTTAAAACATCAATGGGTAATAAGATTTTAATCAGTAGCTTAACTTATAATAACTGTGAATTCTGGATTGAAGGGCATAAAATACTAGTGGATCTAATCAAATTGGACATACGAGGTTATGATGTTATTATATGAAAGAATTTTCTAGCTCATCACCATGCTAAGCTTGATTGCAGAACAAAAGTATTGGAACTTTGGATTTCcgaagaagcaacttgggagttagaagaagaaatgcagaaaaagtatTCCGATTTGTTTCTCAAGAAAgtaagaattttgaggacaaaattcattttaaggaggggaggatgtgagaaccctgaaaatagacatataaatatcagtgcatattttatttgcattttaattctttaataaattttagcactaagTCCAATTGTTTTTAAGTAAGTACGTAGAAATAaacgttatgtgcaaaataaaagaattgtgctaaactactaaacttcttagttttgttacattaacttcatatttcaatggtaaactatttcattgatctaataattaatttttttgaattctagtattgtaattaattgttttgaaataaaagggtaaagataatttctatgtaataaataatataattgtgccaatattgaattattcggttttgctatactaaattaatatttcttgagttggattaattctattactttaaaataaattctttgatttccgATAGCTAGttttaatcgttaataatgttaaatgtttataggaatttccgcgttaagataaaaatcaatgaattttagataaatatgatattcctatactaaacatacttaaggcaTGAAAATTCGATAAATTTTGTGTAGGATAACTTTAATTCTTGAGAATAAACAATTGGAGATGCGGATAATTAAGTTAATCGCTATATAAtgttaggaaccttaatatttaAGTTTAATCGATAtttattcgataaaaatggttaAGTATATTGGGAGGGGttattaggcgttcaaatcacccTTGAGGataaatttgagaaattaagttgagattAGGAAACCaagtgaaaagaccaaaagacCTTACAATTCCATGCGAAACCAAACGACCCTTATGACAAATTCCCATCACCGCAACTTCGACCAATTGCATTTTAACCAATTCGATACGCAACCTTTCGTAAACCGCGGCACCACAAAACCACTTGATCAAATTCACACTACATCTCACAACCATTTCAGCCGACTCTTTCTCTGCACAAACCAAAGTCGAAATCAACTTCACTCCAAATACCACTCTACTCTTTCATTCTTGATTCACAACAAAACCTCATTTCTTCCCTGCCTTGACCGAGAGcaccgagagagggagagagctgCCGGAAACTTCTTGGATTCAGCCGTGAGTTGGAGCAAAGCCAGGGAAGGGAATCTGCCGGAAGCTTCACCAATTCTACCTTCATCCACAACCCTTTTCAGCCGCAACTCCAAACCAGAATCACCATCTGCACTTGGCCGAGAGCTAGGAAggaaatttctggaatttcgtGTGAAAGATTGGTTGctagctgaggtaatttctggtcTAAAATAGGTTGATTATTAGTTGATCAAGCTATATCAGAGATTACATGTTTAGATTATACAATCGGATGCTGAAATCAAAACCttaggaaaatttctgttttgagaAATTGTTGCTACCGAGACTTGAGGTGTTATTGCAGCTCCAATTTTGTTTTGTGTGATAATCTGAACACCCAAATGTCTTTAGCTGAGTAAGAACTGGAAGATTAAGACCATGTATGATGAATTGGGCATTCGAATGAAGTGTTAAAGCAGAGATAAATTTCTGGGTTAGTTTGGGGTAAGAAAATTCTGCCGAGAGCCTAGCTTAATTATTACAGCTTAACTTGGTTCAATTTGGTTGCTATCAAACTGATTTCTGGTCTGGATATGATAGCTAGTTAAATTCAGCAGTTGTGCATGTGAAATTAAGTGCAAAATA
The genomic region above belongs to Coffea arabica cultivar ET-39 chromosome 7c, Coffea Arabica ET-39 HiFi, whole genome shotgun sequence and contains:
- the LOC113723530 gene encoding uncharacterized protein, with translation MDLQVRNRGRGRPTRQHPEGGSDREPEANPGHGQGNVAGDPVATAINRITDVLERMTEHQAHGAVHQQGGPIDYEDRALERFLKFGPPKFYGGPEPEVAEGWWERISDIFAALNYTEERQVTFAAFQFEGAARSWWNLIRVNWDRNHIPRTWANFTREFNAKFLPPLIQEKREDDFIKCKQGAMSVAEYEVQFTKLSRFAPELIATEQRRVRRFVQGLNVEIQEGLAAVRIDTFADAVERAQRVEVARTQVKTYQAKKRFAPSSSREPTYTNAPLAKVGRGTGARGAGGRNNGTNGGPNGRGQPRNAPQGSRAITFLGTCGYCKKPGHTEAGCWRKAGKCLKCGSSEHQIAGCPKIQEDNTLNDEPANIRENRPKVPTRVYAINDQPVPDSSEAVEGYCEEAEFDSQLDI